From the Manis javanica isolate MJ-LG chromosome 11, MJ_LKY, whole genome shotgun sequence genome, one window contains:
- the LRRC32 gene encoding transforming growth factor beta activator LRRC32 isoform X3, whose translation MSPSDPGQSWGFPSHCTRAMSHQILLLLAVLTLGQATSQHQDKMPCKMVDKETLCQGLGLFQVPSDLPLDIEILNLSGNQLRSILTSPLSIYTALRHLDLSTNEISFLQSGVFQALPHLEHLNLARNRLAVGTMLSTSGLGPLPHVMSLDLSGNSLYSGLVERLLGEAPALRALSLAENSLTRLTRHTFWGTPVLERLDLHSNVLMDIEDGAFEALPHLAHLNLSRNSLTCISDFSLQHLRVLDLSCNSIEAFQTAPNPRAEYQLAWLDLRENKLLHFPDLASLPRLIYLNVSNNLIRLPAGPPQGSEGIHAPSEGWSALPLSNPSWNTSTNSLSQLLNLDLSYNEIELVPEAFFERLASLRFLNLSRNCLRAIEVRRMSSLPCLMFLDVSHNALETLELGTRTLGSLRTLLLQENALQDLPPYTFANLASLQRLNLQGNRVSPCGAPGEPGPSGCVAFSGISSLHILNLVDNEMEVLPAGAFLHTPLTELDLSANPGLDVATGALAGLEASLEVLALQGNRLAVLQVDLPCFSCLKRLNLAENRLSHLPAWTQAVSLEVLDLRNNSFSLLPGSAMGALETSLRRLYLQGNPLSCCGNGWLAAQLHQGRVDMDATQDLICRFVSQEEVYLSHVRPEDCDKGGLKNVNLIIILTFVLVSAILLTTLATCCCVRRQKFNQQYKA comes from the coding sequence gtgGACAAAGAGACCTTGTGCCAGGGCCTTGGCCTATTCCAGGTCCCGTCAGACCTCCCGCTGGACATTGAGATCCTCAACCTGTCTGGAAACCAGTTGCGGAGCATCCTGACCTCACCCCTGAGCATCTACACAGCCCTTCGTCACCTGGACCTGAGCACCAATGAGATCAGCTTCCTCCAGTCGGGAGTCTTCCAGGCCCTGCCTCACCTAGAGCACCTTAACCTGGCCCGCAACCGCCTAGCAGTGGGCACCATGCTAAGCACGTCTGGTCTGGGCCCCTTGCCACACGTGATGTCCCTGGACCTGTCTGGGAACAGCCTGTACAGTGGCCTGGTGGAGCGGCTGCTGGGGGAGGCACCCGCCTTGCGCGCCCTCTCGCTGGCAGAGAACAGCCTGACGCGCCTGACCCGCCATACCTTCTGGGGCACACCAGTGCTTGAGCGGCTTGACCTGCACAGCAAtgtgctgatggacattgaggaCGGTGCTTTCGAGGCCCTGCCCCACCTGGCCCACCTCAATCTCTCCAGGAACTCCCTCACCTGCATCTCCGACTTCAGCCTCCAGCACCTGCGGGTACTTGACCTGAGCTGCAACAGTATTGAGGCCTTTCAAACGGCCCCCAATCCCCGGGCTGAGTACCAGCTTGCCTGGCTCGACCTGAGGGAGAACAAACTGCTCCACTTCCCTGACCTGGCCTCGCTCCCAAGGCTCATTTACCTGAACGTGTCCAACAACCTCATCCGGCTCCCTGCAGGGCCGCCCCAAGGCAGTGAGGGCATCCATGCACCTTCTGAGGGCTGGTCAGCCCTGCCCCTCTCAAACCCCAGCTGGAACACCAGCACCAACTCCCTCTCCCAGCTCTTGAATCTGGATTTGAGCTACAATGAGATTGAGCTCGTCCCTGAGGCCTTCTTTGAGCGCCTGGCCTCCCTGCGCTTCCTGAACCTCAGCCGAAACTGCTTGCGGGCCATTGAGGTTCGGCGCATGAGCTCCCTGCCCTGCCTTATGTTCCTGGATGTCAGCCACAACGCTCTGGAGACACTGGAGCTGGGCACCAGAACCCTGGGGTCTCTGCGGACGCTGCTCCTACAGGAAAATGCCCTGCAGGACCTGCCCCCATATACCTTTGCCAACCTGGCCAGCCTGCAGAGGCTCAACCTGCAAGGGAACCGGGTCAGCCCTTGCGGGGCGCCAGGTGAGCCTGGGCCCTCAGGCTGTGTGGCCTTCTCAGGCATCTCCTCCCTTCACATCCTGAACCTGGTGGACAATGAGATGGAGGTGCTCCCAGCAGGTGCCTTCCTCCACACACCACTTACTGAGCTGGACCTCTCTGCCAACCCTGGGCTGGATGTGGCCACTGGGGCCTTGGCAGGCCTGGAGGCCTCCTTGGAGGTCCTGGCCTTGCAGGGCAATAGATTGGCTGTTCTGCAAGTGGACCTGCCCTGCTTCAGCTGCCTGAAGCGGCTCAACCTTGCTGAGAACCGCCTGAGCCACCTGCCTGCCTGGACACAGGCTGTGTCACTGGAGGTTCTGGACCTGAGGAACAACAGTTTCAGCCTCCTGCCCGGCAGTGCCATGGGTGCCCTAGAGACCAGCCTCCGGCGTCTCTACCTGCAGGGCAATCCGCTCAGCTGCTGTGGAAATGGCTGGCTGGCAGCACAGTTACACCAGGGCCGTGTGGATATGGACGCCACCCAGGACCTGATCTGCCGCTTCGTCTCCCAGGAGGAAGTGTACCTGAGTCATGTGCGTCCTGAGGACTGTGATAAGGGGGGACTCAAGAATGTCAACCTCATCATCATCCTCACCTTTGTACTGGTCTCTGCCATCCTCCTCACCACCCTGGCCACATGTTGCTGTGTCCGCCGGCAGAAGTTCAACCAACAGTATAAAGCCTAG
- the LRRC32 gene encoding transforming growth factor beta activator LRRC32 isoform X2 yields MSHQILLLLAVLTLGQATSQHQDKMPCKMVDKETLCQGLGLFQVPSDLPLDIEILNLSGNQLRSILTSPLSIYTALRHLDLSTNEISFLQSGVFQALPHLEHLNLARNRLAVGTMLSTSGLGPLPHVMSLDLSGNSLYSGLVERLLGEAPALRALSLAENSLTRLTRHTFWGTPVLERLDLHSNVLMDIEDGAFEALPHLAHLNLSRNSLTCISDFSLQHLRVLDLSCNSIEAFQTAPNPRAEYQLAWLDLRENKLLHFPDLASLPRLIYLNVSNNLIRLPAGPPQGSEGIHAPSEGWSALPLSNPSWNTSTNSLSQLLNLDLSYNEIELVPEAFFERLASLRFLNLSRNCLRAIEVRRMSSLPCLMFLDVSHNALETLELGTRTLGSLRTLLLQENALQDLPPYTFANLASLQRLNLQGNRVSPCGAPGEPGPSGCVAFSGISSLHILNLVDNEMEVLPAGAFLHTPLTELDLSANPGLDVATGALAGLEASLEVLALQGNRLAVLQVDLPCFSCLKRLNLAENRLSHLPAWTQAVSLEVLDLRNNSFSLLPGSAMGALETSLRRLYLQGNPLSCCGNGWLAAQLHQGRVDMDATQDLICRFVSQEEVYLSHVRPEDCDKGGLKNVNLIIILTFVLVSAILLTTLATCCCVRRQKFNQQYKA; encoded by the coding sequence gtgGACAAAGAGACCTTGTGCCAGGGCCTTGGCCTATTCCAGGTCCCGTCAGACCTCCCGCTGGACATTGAGATCCTCAACCTGTCTGGAAACCAGTTGCGGAGCATCCTGACCTCACCCCTGAGCATCTACACAGCCCTTCGTCACCTGGACCTGAGCACCAATGAGATCAGCTTCCTCCAGTCGGGAGTCTTCCAGGCCCTGCCTCACCTAGAGCACCTTAACCTGGCCCGCAACCGCCTAGCAGTGGGCACCATGCTAAGCACGTCTGGTCTGGGCCCCTTGCCACACGTGATGTCCCTGGACCTGTCTGGGAACAGCCTGTACAGTGGCCTGGTGGAGCGGCTGCTGGGGGAGGCACCCGCCTTGCGCGCCCTCTCGCTGGCAGAGAACAGCCTGACGCGCCTGACCCGCCATACCTTCTGGGGCACACCAGTGCTTGAGCGGCTTGACCTGCACAGCAAtgtgctgatggacattgaggaCGGTGCTTTCGAGGCCCTGCCCCACCTGGCCCACCTCAATCTCTCCAGGAACTCCCTCACCTGCATCTCCGACTTCAGCCTCCAGCACCTGCGGGTACTTGACCTGAGCTGCAACAGTATTGAGGCCTTTCAAACGGCCCCCAATCCCCGGGCTGAGTACCAGCTTGCCTGGCTCGACCTGAGGGAGAACAAACTGCTCCACTTCCCTGACCTGGCCTCGCTCCCAAGGCTCATTTACCTGAACGTGTCCAACAACCTCATCCGGCTCCCTGCAGGGCCGCCCCAAGGCAGTGAGGGCATCCATGCACCTTCTGAGGGCTGGTCAGCCCTGCCCCTCTCAAACCCCAGCTGGAACACCAGCACCAACTCCCTCTCCCAGCTCTTGAATCTGGATTTGAGCTACAATGAGATTGAGCTCGTCCCTGAGGCCTTCTTTGAGCGCCTGGCCTCCCTGCGCTTCCTGAACCTCAGCCGAAACTGCTTGCGGGCCATTGAGGTTCGGCGCATGAGCTCCCTGCCCTGCCTTATGTTCCTGGATGTCAGCCACAACGCTCTGGAGACACTGGAGCTGGGCACCAGAACCCTGGGGTCTCTGCGGACGCTGCTCCTACAGGAAAATGCCCTGCAGGACCTGCCCCCATATACCTTTGCCAACCTGGCCAGCCTGCAGAGGCTCAACCTGCAAGGGAACCGGGTCAGCCCTTGCGGGGCGCCAGGTGAGCCTGGGCCCTCAGGCTGTGTGGCCTTCTCAGGCATCTCCTCCCTTCACATCCTGAACCTGGTGGACAATGAGATGGAGGTGCTCCCAGCAGGTGCCTTCCTCCACACACCACTTACTGAGCTGGACCTCTCTGCCAACCCTGGGCTGGATGTGGCCACTGGGGCCTTGGCAGGCCTGGAGGCCTCCTTGGAGGTCCTGGCCTTGCAGGGCAATAGATTGGCTGTTCTGCAAGTGGACCTGCCCTGCTTCAGCTGCCTGAAGCGGCTCAACCTTGCTGAGAACCGCCTGAGCCACCTGCCTGCCTGGACACAGGCTGTGTCACTGGAGGTTCTGGACCTGAGGAACAACAGTTTCAGCCTCCTGCCCGGCAGTGCCATGGGTGCCCTAGAGACCAGCCTCCGGCGTCTCTACCTGCAGGGCAATCCGCTCAGCTGCTGTGGAAATGGCTGGCTGGCAGCACAGTTACACCAGGGCCGTGTGGATATGGACGCCACCCAGGACCTGATCTGCCGCTTCGTCTCCCAGGAGGAAGTGTACCTGAGTCATGTGCGTCCTGAGGACTGTGATAAGGGGGGACTCAAGAATGTCAACCTCATCATCATCCTCACCTTTGTACTGGTCTCTGCCATCCTCCTCACCACCCTGGCCACATGTTGCTGTGTCCGCCGGCAGAAGTTCAACCAACAGTATAAAGCCTAG